DNA from Cetobacterium sp. ZOR0034:
ACTTTTCCTTTATATCTATTGAAAAGAACCTCACAATATCTAGTATAAAACTCTATCAATTTTCTATTTTTCCATCCGCCATATTTTTTTGTCAACTCTAAAGGAGTATCAAAATGATTTATTGTAATAACTGGCTCTATTCCATTTTTTATAAGCTCATCTATCAAAGAATCATAGAACTTTAACCCCTCTTCATTAGGCTCTAAATCATCTCCATTAGGAAATACTCTAGCCCAACAAATTGACGTTCTTAAACATTTGAATCCCATCTCTTTAAATAATTTTATATCCTCTTTATATCTATGGAAGAAATCTATTGAAACATGTGATGGATAATAGTCATAAGTTGTTTCTATTGTTTTTCTAACATCTGCTAAAGCCTCTTTTCTTACTGGAATTCCACCAGGTAATATATCCACAGGAGACAATCCTTTTCCTCCCTCTAAATAAGCTCCTTCACATTGGTTAGCAGCGACAGCTCCTCCCCATAAAAAGTTTTCTGGTATTATTTTTTTCATAACTCTCCTCCTATATAGTGCTTTCTATGCTAACGCCAATACGTTTTCTCCAACATTTACTTTTCCAAATTTTGAAACTACCACTTCTGTATAATCACTTGAATTTGTTACTATAACTGGAGTTGAGATATCAAATCCTTTTTTCATAACTGTATCTCTATCAAACTTTACTAAGATATCACCAGCTTTTACTGTATCTCCCTCTTTTACACAAGATTCAAAATGCTCTCCGTTTAATCTTACCGTATCTATACCAACATGAATCAAAATCTCTGTTCCATCTTTACCCTCTAATCCTATGGCGTGTTTCGTTGCAAAAATCGAACTCACCACTCCATCAATTGGAGAACTTATCTCCCCTATTTCAGGTACTATAGCATAACCTTTTCCTAAGCTTTCACTTGCAAAAGCATCATCTTTCACACTCGATAGCTCTATAACCTCTCCTTTTGCTATAGATTTAACTTGAATAACCCCATCTACAGGCATCTCTTTTTTAATTTTTATCTCATTTTCTTTAATCTCTTCAACACTTTCAGAATTTTCATTTGGAATATCCTCAAACCCTATTATAAACATTGATATAAACGCTGTTGAAAAGGCGATTACTGCTGCTATTGCTGCATGAACTATATTCATAGGTCTTGTTTCACTCAAAAATACTGGTAGTGATGCTAAACCTGGAATCCCTGTTGAGAAACGTACAACACCCATAACTCCACAATATAATCCTGCTAAACCTCCACCTAACATTACTGCTATAAGTGGTTTTTTCAATTTCATTGTAACTCCATACATAGCAGGTTCTGTTATTCCTAAACAAGCTGTAAATCCAGCACTTCCAGCAAGTTGCTTTAAATCTGCATTTTTAGTTTTTAATGCTACTGCTAGTGTTGCTCCTCCGTGGGCAATATTTGAAACTAACATCCCTGGACCTACAACCGTATCAAATCCATTTACTGCCAACTCATTAAACCCAATTGGAATTAATCCATAGTGCATTCCTATCATAACTAATAGCGGTGATGTTCCTCCTACAATTACTGGAATCAACCACGGAGCAAATCCATTTATTTTTTCCACTCCTAAAGCTAATCCTTCCCCTGCAATTGAACCCATTGGTCCTAATAGAAGAAAAGCAAGAGGTGTCATTATTAAAACTGTTAATAACGGCTTCGAGAAAAACTTTATAAACTTCGGTGAAACTCTATCTGCAAACTCTTCAACAAAAGACATAACATAAACAATTACTATAATTGGTACAACAGATGAAGCATAATTAACAAGCCTTAAAGGCATTCCTAAAAAATAAACCGCTTCTTTTGCATTTACTAGCGCCAAATAGTTTGGATGGATTAAGGCCCCTCCGACTAACATTCCCATATATGGATTACATTTAAACTTTATTGCTGCTGTATATCCTAAAACTACTGGGAAGAAGAAAAAGGCTGCATCCGCTACAAAGTTGAATATATAAAATGTCTGACTATCTTTATTTAACCATCCAAAAGTAGTTGCTAATACCAAAACTGCTTTTAACATTCCTGCTGCTGTAAGTGGTGGGATAATCGGTGTAAATATTCCTGAGATTACTTCAAAGAATCCTACAAGCCCTCTTTTTTTCTCAGAAGAATTACCTTCAGTTTCAATAGTTCCTATGATTTTTATAATCTCCTTATAAACTTTTGAAACCTCACTTCCAATGATAACTTGAAACTGACCATTGCTATCAGCTATTCCAATAACTCCTTTTGCAACTTTAATCTTATCGACATCAACCTTTTTACACTCTTTCAAGTTAAATCTCAGTCTTGTTGCACAGTGAGTTACGTTTGAAATATTTTCCTTTCCTCCAACATTTTCTAAAATCAATTTTCCTAACTCTTGATACATAACACATTCCTCCATTTAATTTTTTATAAATGGGTCTTGCCTGATATAGAAAATAAAAAACCTAAGCAAATAGAAAAATAAATCTCTATCTCGCTTAGGTTTTGCCTTCTTACAGTAACAATCCTGTTTTATATGTTTTTTTGTTTGTTTTATAATTTAACTTATAGTAACACATTACTTTTCGCATGTCAAACTTTTTTAGTTTTTTTCGTTCTTAATTTTTACAATTTGTAGAGTTAACAAGACTCTTTCGTCTATATTCAATAGATATTTATATTTTCTTTCTATGAATTCAGTTATCTTTTCAACGCAATAATACTCTCTTGGAAAACTTTTTGTAGTTGCAATATACACCTGATCATACTCTCCAATATCTTTAGATTTTCTGTTATTTACAACCTTTTGGGCTAAAAACTTTATATTATTTATAAAATAATAACAAGATTGAGTCTCTTCATCCAAATCTAGCAATAGATTATATTTTACAATATTTAAAATCTCATTTATCAATTTTGTTATATCGATTACATTTGGAATTGTTTCTTTCAATTTAGCATTGATTATATGTGTCGCAATAAAAGCCGCCTCATCCTCAGGCATCTGAATTTTCAACTCCTCTTTTATAACTTCTAATGCATATAGTCCAACTTCAAACTCATCTTTATACAATCTTTTTATATCCCACAAAAGTCCATTTACTAACTCTCCAGAAGTTATAAATCTTTCCACTGATCTATAAATGTGATCAGCTATCCCTATATACGTGATATCATTCAACTCTTTTTTAAAAACTTCATTTGTATATCTTGCTATTTTATCAGTTATTCTAATATACTCAATCGGAATTTCATCCAGTAAAACTTGTATTTTTTTCTTTGTTTGATTATCTGAAGATACAAAAACTTTTTCTATCAAAGACTCATCCAATTCATCCCCAATTTTTTTCTTAAACGCTATTCCACAACCAGCAACAATAATCTCTTGCCCATCTATATTTTCTGAAATTGCAACATTATTATTCAAAATTTTCTTTATTCTCACTGTTCCCCACTCCATAAAAAAATTTGTTTTCCGAAAGTATAGCACACTTTTAGAAAAAAAAGTCATATTTTTTTTTAAAAAAATTAAAATTTTGTTTCAAATTTATTTCAACTCCTGTATAATCAACTAATATTCTTTAATAAATATTTTTTAAGGTGGTGTAAATTTTTTATGAAAACAGTTATAAAAAAATTTGATGAACTTTCATCTTCTGAACTTTATGAAATACTGAAAGTGAGAGCAGAAGTTTTTGTAGTAGAACAAAATTGTCCTTACAACGACGTAGATGGAAAAGATTATAAATCAACACATATTATGATAAAAAAGAATGATGCTATCGCTGCATATATAAGAACTATTCCAGCTGGAATATCTTATGAAACTTCATCTTTTGGAAGAGTTCTAGTTTCGAAGGAATTTAGAGGAGAAGGACTTGCAAAACTTATCGTTGAAGCTGCTATAAAACAACTTTTTGAGATTGAAAAAGTTGACGCTATCACTATAGGGGCACAACATTATTTAGAAAAATTCTATTCATCTTTTGGTTTTAAAACTATTTCTGAAGTATATTTAGAAGACGATATTCCACATGTTGATATGCTATTAGTTAAAAAATAAAATAATTTAATCTTTTTAAAACTTTTTTATAAAACCTGTGGTCTAAATATTATAATAAAGTGTTAATAAAATAATTTAATCCCCCCCGAAAGACCTCTGTACTCCCCCCCACAGAGGTCTTTCACTTTTTTGTAAAAAACAAGTTAAATTACCTCTTTTTTACCATTTTTTAATTTCTATTTAACCCTCATAAGATAAGCTAAAAAAACAAGGTAAAATAAAGGAGGGAAACTTATGAACATTGGTATTAACTATAAATATAGAGATGACTTTCAAGATTATTGCAAAAATTTTATTGAAAAAAATAACATTAAACACCTAGAAATAAATTGGTATAAACATGATTGCTTAAATAAAGAATATGAAGACGAGTATCTAAAACAAATTCAATTTTTAAAAAATACATACAATATAAAATTCTCATTACATTTTCCAACATTTTATGATTTTGGTAGTAGAATTCCATTTTTTAGATACATTATAAAGGAACACCTTAAAGAGTGTTTGACTTACGCTAACTCTTTTGGAATAGATTTAATCGTTATACATCCTGGTACAATTGGACAAATGGATATTCCTAAAAATAATCGTTTCGTCTCACAAAGACTTCTTTTAGATATTGCTCATAGTAAAAAAAGTGAGATAAAAAAACTAAGTCTTGAAATTTTTGATTTTATCAAATCTGAAATTGAAAAAAATAACTACAAACTTAAAATCGCTATTGAAAATCTTGTTTTAGATAATGAAATTTGTGTAAAATCTAAAGATTTAATCTCTTTAATAAAAGAGATTAAATCAGATTCTTTTGGAATTTGTTTGAACTATGCTCATGCTCATAGATCAGGACAGGATTTAATAGAATATACACATGATGTTAAAGATTATTTATTACATACCCATGTCAGTGACAATGATGGAAAATGTGATCTTCATAGTTTTCCGGAAGCTGAAGGATGCAATCTTCCTTGGGATGATATCTTTAATGTTCTTCAAGAGATTGAATATGATAAAGCTATGATCGCTGAAGTACTCTCTGAAAATATTGAAGTTTTCAACTTCACAATAGATTTTTTAAAAATAAATAAATAATTTTTTATTTTTAAAACTTTTTTATAAAACCTGTGGTCTAAATATTATAATAAAGTGTTAATAAAATAATTTAATCCCCCCCGAAAGACCTCTGTCCCCCCCACAGAGGTCTTTCATTTTTTTGAATAATTGTTCTATAAAAAAACATTTTATTTTTTTTACATAGATGATATAATATTTTTTATAAATATTTTATGAGGGGGTATTAAAAATGAAAAAAACAAACGATAAAAAGGATTTTTTCATAAAGTATTTGGATAAAGTAGAAAAGGTTGGAAACTCCCTTCCTCATCCTGCATCCATATTTTTTATTCTTACACTAATTGTTGCAATTGCATCTATGCTTGCTACAAAAGCTGGTATTCAAGTAACATATGAAGTGTTTGATGCTAAACAACAACAGATGGTTGAATCAACGGTTAAAGCTATTAATATTTTAAGTGTTGATGGAATAAGATTTATGATACCAAAAGTTGTTAGTAATTTTACTAGTTTTTTTGCTTTAGGAACTGTTTTTACTGTTATGCTTGGGGTTGGAGTAGCTGAAGGAACTGGACTTTTAAGTACACTTCTTAGAAAAGCTGCACATTCAACTCACAGTAGAGCTCTTGCTTATGTTGTTGTGTTTTTAGGAATTATCTCTAATGTAGCATCATCTGCTGGATATGTTGTTCTTGTTCCACTTGGAGCAGTTTTATTCATGAGTTTTAAAAGACATCCTATCGCTGGGCTAGCTGCAACTTTCGCAGGTGTTTCTGGTGGATGGAGTGCAAATATTCTTTTAGGAACTAACGATCCTGTTTTTGCAGGACTATCAACTCAAGCTATGGCTATGATTAATCCTAACTATGTTGTACATCCAACAGGAAACTGGTACATATCTATCGCTTCAACAATTTTAATCACTTTTATAGGTGGTTTTATTACAGAAAAAATCGTTGAACCAAGATTACCTGCTTATGATTATTCTAAATTCATTCACAGTGATAGTATAACTTCGGAAGAGGAGAAAGGTACAAAATGGGCTTTAACATCTTTAGTTATTTATATCTTTATTGTACTTATGATGCTTTTACCACAAAACTCTATTTTAAGAAATCCTCAAACAGGAGCAATCATGCAATCTCCTTTCATGAGTGGAATTATTTTCTTTATGATGCTATTCTTCTTAATTCCTGGAATTGCTTTTGGAATTGGGGCTAACAAAATTAAAAATGATAAAGATATTATAAATTTAATGATCAAAAGTATTTCTGGACTTTCTGGATTCTTTGTTCTAATATTCTTTGCCGCACAATTTGTTGCATTCTTTACTTATTCAAACTTAGGAACAATCATATCTGTTAAGGGTGCTGAGCTTCTTCAAAGAACAGGATTTGTTGGACTTCCTTTAATTATAAGCTTTATAGCTTTTACTGCTTTTATCAATATTTTCATGGCAGTAGATACCGCAAAATGGGCTTTGATGGCACCTATATTTGTTCCAATGTTTTATAAAGTTGGACTTTCTCCAGAGTTAACTCAGATGGCTTATAGAATTGGAGATTCTAGTACAAACATTGTTTCACCACTTATGCCATTTTTCCCATTAATTGTAGCATTTGCTCAAAAGTATGACGAGGAATCTGGTATGGGAACCTTAGTTTCAACAATGCTTCCTTACTCTTTGGCATTTTTAATTGGATGGTCTTTACTTTTAGCAGTTTGGTATATGCTTGGGCTTCCTTTAGGACCTGGAGCACTTCCATTAGTTTAATTAAAAGGAGTTCTTTATGAGAGATACAGAAAAACAATTTAGAGAAATTGTTTCTTCAACGTTGAGTCTTGATTTTATTTTAATTTCATCACCTGAAAATTTTTATTATATCTCAGGTTATTCATCACACCAACATACCGTTTCAAGAATGGCAAACATGGCTTGTATATTAATGAATTTTAATCCAAAAAATATTTTTACTAAACTTATGGTTATGGATTATGAATATCAAAATGTACTTAAATATTTAAAAGATGAAGATTATCAAGTTGTTTCTTATGACACTTGGGTTGGTGTTAAATCTGAAGAGGAGATCTCAGAAAATAAAACTTTAGTCAAAAATGCTAAGAAAACAATTTTTAATCATATAATTAATGAAATGGATTTATCTGAAAATATTAAAATTGGAATAGAAAAAGATTTTGTTCCAATTAATTTTTTCACACAACTCCAAACTTTACTTCCAAATGCAGAATTTATAGATATCTCTAGCCATCTTGTAAAATCAAGAAGTGTAAAAACGAAAGAGGAGATTTTAATTTTTAAAGAACTTATCAATATTCAAGATAATGCTCTTTTAAAAGTTATGAATAATTTAAATATAGGTATTACGGAAAAGGAGTTATCTGAAATTTATATAAATGATGTAATGAAAAATACAAATGTTTTTCCTAGTAGCTGGAGTATGTTTTCTATTGGCGAAAATGCAAGTATCCTAGGTTTACCTTCTGAAAAAATATTAACTGATGGTGATGTTTTTAAATATGATGGAGGAGTTAATAAACCTTTTGAATTTTATACAACAGATTTTGCTAGATCATGGATTGTTGGAACTAAAAATCCGATGCTTGTTGAACTTAAAGAAAAACTATTTGAAGCACAAAGGTTGATGATTTCAAATATGAAACCTGGAGTTAAGATAAAGGATATATTCAACATTGGATTTGAATGTGTTAAGACTAAATATCCTCAGTATGAAAGAGGACATTTAGGACACAGTATTAGCTTGGGGCCTTCTACTTGGGAGGCACCACTTATAACATCTTCCGAAGAAAGAGTTCTTGAAAAAGGAATGATTCTTTGTGTTGAAGTCCCTTTATATATAAAAAAATTAGGTGGTTTCAATATTGAAGATATGGTTTTAATTACTGAAGATGGAGCTGAAATTTTGAGTAATTTAACTCCCCATTTCGGAGCTGGATATATTTTTTAACAAAAAAGAAAAGAGGATTTCCAAAATTTGGAGATTCTCTTCTCTTTTTTTATAACAAATTATACTTAATTTCTGTTATCTATAACACCTCAATTAGAGAGGTATTTTAGTTTTAAATTTTATCAAAAATTTGCATTTTTTGAAGGTAATAGCTTATTTTTATATACTTACTCAATTAGAGAGGATTTATAATGTTTTAAGAAAATATTCTCCAAAAAAACGAGCCTTTTAAATCGATTTTAAGACCTTTGGTTTTTTGATCTCTTATAAAATTAAAGATTAATCATTTTGAAGACCTTTAAAACTCATTTTAAACGTTCTTTTGTAGAGCTTAAAAATCTAAAAACAAACATTTTTTAAATAAATTTGATTTTTTTGATTTTTTGAGCTATATAATTTATTAATGTATTTTTAAATAATAATAAATTTTAATTATGGAGGTATATGATGAGTAATGCTACAACTTTAAAAAAAATAGATTTAACAAAATATTTTTTTCTAAATTTTATTGGTATCTTTATGTTTTTTATTCCAATTACTTTAAAAAATAAAAATACTATTCCTTTAGATCACATTGCAAGTTTTATAGTTTCAAGTTTTCCTAACTTTATTAAAATCTATGTTTTATTT
Protein-coding regions in this window:
- a CDS encoding beta-glucoside-specific PTS transporter subunit IIABC; the protein is MYQELGKLILENVGGKENISNVTHCATRLRFNLKECKKVDVDKIKVAKGVIGIADSNGQFQVIIGSEVSKVYKEIIKIIGTIETEGNSSEKKRGLVGFFEVISGIFTPIIPPLTAAGMLKAVLVLATTFGWLNKDSQTFYIFNFVADAAFFFFPVVLGYTAAIKFKCNPYMGMLVGGALIHPNYLALVNAKEAVYFLGMPLRLVNYASSVVPIIVIVYVMSFVEEFADRVSPKFIKFFSKPLLTVLIMTPLAFLLLGPMGSIAGEGLALGVEKINGFAPWLIPVIVGGTSPLLVMIGMHYGLIPIGFNELAVNGFDTVVGPGMLVSNIAHGGATLAVALKTKNADLKQLAGSAGFTACLGITEPAMYGVTMKLKKPLIAVMLGGGLAGLYCGVMGVVRFSTGIPGLASLPVFLSETRPMNIVHAAIAAVIAFSTAFISMFIIGFEDIPNENSESVEEIKENEIKIKKEMPVDGVIQVKSIAKGEVIELSSVKDDAFASESLGKGYAIVPEIGEISSPIDGVVSSIFATKHAIGLEGKDGTEILIHVGIDTVRLNGEHFESCVKEGDTVKAGDILVKFDRDTVMKKGFDISTPVIVTNSSDYTEVVVSKFGKVNVGENVLALA
- a CDS encoding PRD domain-containing protein encodes the protein MEWGTVRIKKILNNNVAISENIDGQEIIVAGCGIAFKKKIGDELDESLIEKVFVSSDNQTKKKIQVLLDEIPIEYIRITDKIARYTNEVFKKELNDITYIGIADHIYRSVERFITSGELVNGLLWDIKRLYKDEFEVGLYALEVIKEELKIQMPEDEAAFIATHIINAKLKETIPNVIDITKLINEILNIVKYNLLLDLDEETQSCYYFINNIKFLAQKVVNNRKSKDIGEYDQVYIATTKSFPREYYCVEKITEFIERKYKYLLNIDERVLLTLQIVKIKNEKN
- a CDS encoding GNAT family N-acetyltransferase, which gives rise to MKTVIKKFDELSSSELYEILKVRAEVFVVEQNCPYNDVDGKDYKSTHIMIKKNDAIAAYIRTIPAGISYETSSFGRVLVSKEFRGEGLAKLIVEAAIKQLFEIEKVDAITIGAQHYLEKFYSSFGFKTISEVYLEDDIPHVDMLLVKK
- a CDS encoding sugar phosphate isomerase/epimerase family protein; this encodes MNIGINYKYRDDFQDYCKNFIEKNNIKHLEINWYKHDCLNKEYEDEYLKQIQFLKNTYNIKFSLHFPTFYDFGSRIPFFRYIIKEHLKECLTYANSFGIDLIVIHPGTIGQMDIPKNNRFVSQRLLLDIAHSKKSEIKKLSLEIFDFIKSEIEKNNYKLKIAIENLVLDNEICVKSKDLISLIKEIKSDSFGICLNYAHAHRSGQDLIEYTHDVKDYLLHTHVSDNDGKCDLHSFPEAEGCNLPWDDIFNVLQEIEYDKAMIAEVLSENIEVFNFTIDFLKINK
- a CDS encoding AbgT family transporter; protein product: MKKTNDKKDFFIKYLDKVEKVGNSLPHPASIFFILTLIVAIASMLATKAGIQVTYEVFDAKQQQMVESTVKAINILSVDGIRFMIPKVVSNFTSFFALGTVFTVMLGVGVAEGTGLLSTLLRKAAHSTHSRALAYVVVFLGIISNVASSAGYVVLVPLGAVLFMSFKRHPIAGLAATFAGVSGGWSANILLGTNDPVFAGLSTQAMAMINPNYVVHPTGNWYISIASTILITFIGGFITEKIVEPRLPAYDYSKFIHSDSITSEEEKGTKWALTSLVIYIFIVLMMLLPQNSILRNPQTGAIMQSPFMSGIIFFMMLFFLIPGIAFGIGANKIKNDKDIINLMIKSISGLSGFFVLIFFAAQFVAFFTYSNLGTIISVKGAELLQRTGFVGLPLIISFIAFTAFINIFMAVDTAKWALMAPIFVPMFYKVGLSPELTQMAYRIGDSSTNIVSPLMPFFPLIVAFAQKYDEESGMGTLVSTMLPYSLAFLIGWSLLLAVWYMLGLPLGPGALPLV
- a CDS encoding Xaa-Pro peptidase family protein — encoded protein: MRDTEKQFREIVSSTLSLDFILISSPENFYYISGYSSHQHTVSRMANMACILMNFNPKNIFTKLMVMDYEYQNVLKYLKDEDYQVVSYDTWVGVKSEEEISENKTLVKNAKKTIFNHIINEMDLSENIKIGIEKDFVPINFFTQLQTLLPNAEFIDISSHLVKSRSVKTKEEILIFKELINIQDNALLKVMNNLNIGITEKELSEIYINDVMKNTNVFPSSWSMFSIGENASILGLPSEKILTDGDVFKYDGGVNKPFEFYTTDFARSWIVGTKNPMLVELKEKLFEAQRLMISNMKPGVKIKDIFNIGFECVKTKYPQYERGHLGHSISLGPSTWEAPLITSSEERVLEKGMILCVEVPLYIKKLGGFNIEDMVLITEDGAEILSNLTPHFGAGYIF